A window from Solanum stenotomum isolate F172 chromosome 5, ASM1918654v1, whole genome shotgun sequence encodes these proteins:
- the LOC125866039 gene encoding organ-specific protein P4-like: MKSHIALILLFSLALYTDSRKDPGEYWRDVMKDEPMPKAIQHLMPQPHKEKIDRHKSSFEPIPNVSSYHNDEDGLKQEKDFEPRPNASGYHDDDIGLKQEKDFEPRPNVSGYQDDDVGLKQEKDIEPRQNVSSYHDDDNVGLKQEKIFQPGPNVSNYRDDDNVGLKQEKDFEPRPNASVYRN; the protein is encoded by the exons ATGAAATCACATATTGCTCTCATCCTGCTCTTTTCACTTGCCCTG TACACTGATTCAAGAAAAGACCCTGGAGAATACTGGAGAGATGTGATGAAAGATGAGCCAATGCCTAAAGCAATCCAACATCTTATGCCTCAGCCACATAAAGAGAAAATCGATCGTCACAAATCATCTTTTGAGCCAATTCCTAATGTATCTAGTTACCATAATGATGAGGATGGTCTCAAACAAGAAAAGGATTTCGAGCCAAGGCCAAATGCATCTGGTTATCATGATGATGATATTGGtctcaaacaagaaaaagattTCGAGCCAAGGCCAAATGTATCTGGTTATCAAGATGATGATGTTGGtctcaaacaagaaaaagatatCGAGCCAAGGCAAAATGTATCTAGTTATCATGATGATGACAACGTTGGtctcaaacaagaaaaaattttCCAGCCAGGGCCAAATGTATCTAATTATCGTGATGATGACAACGTTGGtctcaaacaagaaaaagattTCGAGCCAAGGCCAAATGCTTCCGTGTACCGTAATTGA
- the LOC125865493 gene encoding organ-specific protein S2-like, whose product MIGSFKVTKSHIALILLFSLALYTDARKDPGEYWRDVMKDEPMPKAIQHLMPQPHKEKIDRHKSSFEPIPNVSSYHNDEDGLKQEKNFEPRPNASGYHDDDIGLKQEKDFEPRPNVSGYQDDDVGLKQEKDFEPRPNVSGYHDDDNVGLKKKKISSEEKDFEPKPNVSSYHDDENVGLKQEKDFEPRPNVCSYHDDDNVDLKQEKDFEPKPNVSNYRDNDKVDLKQEKDFEPRPNASVYGN is encoded by the exons ATGATTGGAT CTTTTAAAGTTACAAAATCACATATTGCTCTCATCCTGCTCTTTTCACTTGCCCTG TACACTGATGCAAGAAAAGACCCTGGAGAATACTGGAGAGATGTGATGAAAGATGAGCCAATGCCTAAAGCAATCCAACATCTTATGCCTCAGCCACATAAAGAGAAAATCGATCGTCACAAATCATCTTTTGAGCCAATTCCTAATGTATCTAGTTACCATAATGATGAGGATGGTctcaaacaagaaaagaatttcGAGCCAAGGCCAAATGCATCTGGTTATCATGATGATGATATTGGtctcaaacaagaaaaagattTCGAGCCAAGGCCAAATGTATCTGGTTATCAAGATGATGATGTTGGtctcaaacaagaaaaagattTCGAGCCAAGGCCAAATGTATCTGGTTATCATGATGATGACAACGTTggtctcaaaaagaaaaagatttcgAGCGAAG aaaaagattTCGAGCCAAAGCCAAATGTATCTAGTTATCATGATGATGAGAACGTTGGtctcaaacaagaaaaagattTCGAGCCAAGGCCAAATGTATGTAGTTATCATGATGATGACAACGTTGAtctcaaacaagaaaaagattTCGAGCCAAAACCAAATGTATCTAATTATCGTGATAATGACAAAGTTGAtctcaaacaagaaaaagattTCGAGCCAAGGCCAAATGCTTCCGTGTACGGTAATTGA